TGAACCGCTCTGGGTCGAACCGTTCCGGTTCAGTAAATCCTTGAAATGAACTTTCATAAACCGATGGAAACACAATACTTCCTTTTGGAATTTTATATGTATCAGTCAACTGAAAATCTTTAAGGGCCTCGTGGGGCACTAAAGTCGCCGGCGTTCGATACCTGAGAACCTCACGCGCCACCGCCTGCGTGTATATCATGTCCTTGATCTGTTCTGGAGTGATGATCTCCCCGGAATCCGGTGACCAAACGGCGGAAACCTCTTCTCGAACTTTAGATAGAACGTCTGGGTGCGATTCGAGTTGCGTTATAGCCCAAAGAAGCGAGGAAGTGGAAGCGTCTTGGGCGGCAAAGAGGAAGTCAAACAAGTGGGTGCCGATCTCATTGTCGCTAGTATGCGGTGGAGCAGGTTTACCGGCGGATTCCGCGGCGGAGATTTCTTGAATGGTTTCTTGCATCCAGAAATCAACCATGCATAACGGCTCTTCATTTTTTCTCATTCTGATTTTACTTTGAGTTGTACATTCGGTCAACGTTTCGACAAGCCGCCCATGAGCGACTTTCGCCCGTCGAAACGCGAAACCAGGGAGATCAATAGGAAACGCTAGGGTTCCATTGTTGAACTCGTTATAGTCAGTCATGAAGCTTTCCCGCGTTTTTTGAGTCAAATACGGACCAACAAAAACCATTTGAGAAGTTTCAAGATTCATATCGCGAACTAACAGACGAAGAACAATCGGCTTCTTCGGATTCTCTGCACCAATCACTGCCCATTTCTTGAAATGTTTGAGCATAATCTTCTGCTGGAGAGAAGAGTAGCTAGAGAGAGCTTTCGGAGTAAAATTAGGAGCAATTCGGCGACGAAGATCTTTATGATCGTcgccaaataaataaataagattaTGCTCTCCAAATAATTTCTTCCCAAACGGATGACCGGTGCACATAAAAGCATCAGGTCGTACATTAGCAAAAATAAGATGCGAAAGCTCAGTGTCGCGAATAAAGACGACAAACACTCCGAGTAAGTAATTAACAGAGAAGCCGGAGCGTAGAGCATAATCAGACTGAACTTCCCAGAATTTGGTAGGGTTTTTGACGACGGAAATTGCATTTCCAAGAAAAGGTAGCACAAAACCCGGACCGGAAGCGGAGCGTTTCTTGATCAAATAAGAAAGCTGGTCAAGAAAAATAATGATAGCAAAGAAGGAGATTAGGTATGGGATTATAGTAGAAAAAGAGGGAATGGAAAATGAGAGAGATGACGTCATCATCTTCTGCAATATATTTATTCTTTGCTATATTTGCATTAGCAACTGAAGAgcttatattattatataggCAGCGAGCAGAGGTTGAAGATGAGTTTAATTGGGTTTAGTTAACTTACTGTCAGTTTTTTTATTAGCTTAAAATCAGTTCAGATCACGTAATATCATATGCTTCATATATAATTTAAGCagcaataataaataatacatgattgaaattaaaatagtaCACCTTGTGAGTAATGCTGAATATATTAAGTAATCACATGAATTATTCAACTCCATACATTATCAATATCAAtctgtatatatataatacattatatGTAAGAGTTCCACTAACATTTATTAATTATGGATCTGACTTTGAGTAAGCATATTAAATAAGGTGAagcaaattaatttattgagtttCGTTGTAGCCACAACCGCGCTCATATATGCAATCGTTTAAGACTTCAGATCagagtttgcctcccgcaaATGGCTTACGTTACTCGATCGAGTGAGAATTAGTTTAAATATAGTAAGGTTTAAAGATGCTGTCTGATAAATGAAACCCGTTCAAGAAACCTCATATACATGTAAGAAAAGCAGGCCAAGATATATTGAAATATATGTAATGCACGTATACACCAATAACGTGAAGCAACTACTTGCATACGTATCtctattattattactatttttttaataaattatgattAGAATATAGTAGTAGGAATTCAGTTATCGGAAATGTTAACGAGCCTCAAGAAATCGGTAATTATGATTCAGATATAAAGCACAAGAGGCAGAAACAAGTGGAGATTCAATTTCATTTATGATTCTCATATGAAGATCCCATATTTTGCAAggacaaataattaaatattgatcTGCGATCTAAGATTCTGATAAGATTGCTACGCTAACAGAACCAATAAATAGTGTGTGTGTGGCAGTAATGGGTCTCCATGACTATACACATTCATGTCATTTACTTACTACTGATTTTTACtcaatttttaatgaaaattatgttatttttgtaTACATCTGTTCTTAAcgattttagatctaaaaattgtaatataattaaatttaatgcaGTGATTCTGAACttgaaattattttcatttctttttattcTTGTCATCTTTTAATATTcgagctaaaatggtgaaaccgGAAATGATTCGCTAACCTAAATGTTGTGCTTGACACCATTAATATTTCTGAACCTACcgttttcaataaaaaaactgTGATTTCAGAAGTGTTGCAAATTGCAATAATTGGTGAAGTTTCTGCTTGCAGAGATCTGATCAGATTACATTGTCAATTATGCTTTTCTGCATTATTCTATTGAGTAGCCTGCAGTTTATTTGTAGGAGTATGGCCTTATATACACGGggatattatatatattttttttgataattgaggaGGGGGAGTgcttgtgggaggatttgaacccacgaccttggcATTTGCTGCCCatcgcttataccatttgagctatagctcgtATTATTAGCATATCTTCttacaaatttaaaagataaataattaaacGATTTTGGACATTTCCAGAAAGGACGCCGTATTTTAATATGGTGTCCTTTCACTTTCATATATTCATATTTTGCGATTCATGAGAAGAACAtcaattcattaattttattttttattaattggtaaacttataatttaacatttaaagtttatcttttgttttattaaaacataatattaatattatttatttataatattataacacactgtaaaataaagaatttgtaattttaatttttttttttgataattttgtaattttaaaattatttgacaaattttattaccaTCTCAATAAGATGCAGTCTTTAACGCATTTAGATAATATAGACAAACTAAGAATAAAAATACTCATATTAAATTTCGCAAAATATGAATAGAGCATTGTAGGGGCAACACAATAATTGTGATGATTGTATTATATATCCGATAGCTATGGTTTCCGCCACCACTGGCGAGAAAAACGCCTTGGAATGCTGCTGCAAGAGCTTGTATTATCCCTCCTCATTTGTTTTACCACACAATTAACACTAATCCCCTGCCTTTGTGAGAAAACCGCACTTTATTAGCTTTGAGCCATTTTCTCTTTGGTACAAAGGAAGAGGCAAAAGCCTAAAGCAAACTAAATAAGAACATTTATGTCATAAGAGACTCCATATAAGTCATGCATGATCCAATGAACGACGCTATGAGGCACCTGCTCATGAAACTGAAAACCAATCAAATAGTCATCACCAAGAGACGCCAGGTGATCAGCAGCAAAATTTGCTTCCCTGTAGATATGACACACCTTTACTTCCCAATCTCTGTCAATAAGAGCTCTGATAGCAGCAACAATGTTGGAGAAATGAGCTGCTTCGGAATGATCAGAGATTTTATCCACTACCGTCTTACTATCCACTTCGAGAAAAATCTTTTTTGCGCCTAGATTCCACCCCATATGAAGGCCGTGAAACACTCCTCGGAATTCCGCTTCCAGGACCGAACCTTGGCCAATAGTTGTCGAAAAACCGGCGAGCCACTTCCCAGAACTATCTCTAGCAATACCTCATGCCTTTGCAATTCCAGTGGACGGTGTTAATTTTAATCCAGTTTTCAGGAGTACAATGCCAACTGATTGCAATATCTTTTCTCTCATGAGACTGAACTAAACTCTGGATGTGGTTAGCCTGCGCAACTTTGATATAATCAACTTGTCTCTGAATATCCAAGACAACATGAGCAACCGAGGACCCTTTATTAGCCAAAACTGAATGATTCCGCCAAAGCCAAATTTTCCAGAGAGCAACTCCAAAAACTAGCTTCCAATCTTCAAAAATACTGAATTCCTCTCGACCTGATAGATTAAGCTTTGAGCCATTTAGATTTACTGTTGCAGTGaagtttataatataattttttatatatataattggggAGGGCCGGAGGAAAAGCGCTTTGTGGAAAAAATCGAACCTAAGATTTAGCAAATTATCGAAATCTCATTAATTTCATTAGCCTAATAGAGACTATTGAAGGTTAGAGCTACATATACTGAACCTTGAATGATAAACTAAAGAGAAGCAAACGAAAATAAAGACTAATCCATCTCAatacaatttcatttttttagtagcAGAACAGCAAAAATAAACTAACGGCAAAATTATGATAATCTTTAGGCAAGTCTAAAATCCAAAAGTAGGCAGAGCTTTGATCTCTCATTTAAACAAACTCATTGGACGGAATTACATAAACAAGTTTGGTCTGGAAGCCTTGTAAGTTGTCTTGAGCTTCCTAGTTGGTGGCCTGACCTTCTTGAACACCAGTGGGAACTTAATCTTGGAGTTGTGAAATTGTTTGGTGCTCTCTCTTTTGCATAGCTTAGCCGGAATGGTCGCCGTCTTGATGATCTGAATACAAGGGAACCTGACTCTGTGGCGAGAGGCCATCTCGGTGTACATCTGTTCGACTCCACCATTCAATGTGGTATCTCTGTATTCCTTGTACATGTTGTGGTACCCAGTCCGACTTTGGTATCGCAGCCAGATACCGTAGTTCTTGATCGTGGTTGGGTTCTTCTCATAAATCTATATGACATTTATGATTTAACAAAAATGATCAGAGAACAGAAATGCAGTTAACACAACTTCACTTAATAAAGTAACAAAATGAAGATCCCAGGATTTGACCAAAATCCTAGAATTTAAAGGGTAAAATACTAGAATTTCAGATTTTTCAGCCATCCTACGGATGAAATATGTACTTGATTCAACAAAACAAAGGTTTAATCCATTCTCATAAGGTCCTAACAATAGGAAGATATCATTCTATGCAACAGATTTTGTAGCACAGCAGCAGCATAAAGATCATAATAAAGAAAAGTAATGTAAAAAATCCTGATAGAAAAGTGCACAAGGAAAATATTGCTCGTTGCAAATTGGCTGTAGAGTGATTTTCAACTAAATCAAGAAAAAATGTAGTTGCTGCAGTGTTCGTCACAAACAAAATGAAATAGCATAGAGAAACATATAACAAAAGCAACACAAGCCATCTTGCTTCAAGGGGACGGGTCAAGCAGGAACAGTACAATCTGCACTGACCAGATAATGCAGCATCAAAAACTATAGTTCATGAGTTTTTAAAGGGTTCAACACAAATTCAGTTCTTAATTCAGCAGAAACAGAACACAAAATTCATGTTAAAAAACAGCAAGAAGAAAGTACACAGAATGAATTTTACATCAAAAGAAGACTATGAAATCCCTATAAACTGGGTAAGAAGGACTGGTATTAGAGATGTAGTTGCTTTATAATTCAACCTAAGCGGTGATGATTAGCAGaggaaattgtaaaaaaaaaacactatgtAGGAATACACAATGAATGGTCCATACTGACAAATATTGACGCACCTCAGGTCATGGTCAAGTCCGGTGTATTTGAAACTTCAGTTCATTTTATAGATTAACCAAACAAGTTCAGTACGTACAATATTATCCTTGCATTGCTATCGCAGTGACCAAATAGGAATCTACAATTCCAACTAGACTGTATAAAATGAAGTCGCATAAGAATGAATGAAATTGATCCAGTTTTCTTCCACATCATCAATACTTAACTTAATCAAATAGAGGCACAATAAAGGAAAACCAGTATCAAAGCTTCAGTAAGACGCATATTTCAATAAAGATGATCCTCACGCAGATCCAAATTTAGTCGAGTGAAATAACAACTAAGGAAACTAAAGCTAAAGTTATGACCGTTACAATCGAAACACAGGAAAATACATCGAAATCAATGATTTTAATAGACATAAAATTTAGTTATACCTCATTGATGGCCAGAACTTGACCATTGCTCCTCTTGACCTTCTTCAGCTTCCTCAAGAAGTACCTGTAAACAGAGTCGAACATCAACAAAAGTTAAAATGCAATCAAAAAATCCAACACAACAGCattcaatccctaaaaaaaatcaaaccctGACCAGAATTTTGACTTGGCCCGAACCTCATTGGTGGCCCAGAGCTTCATCCGGTAAATCTTGGGTTGCTCATCGGAGTCGGTGGGCAACGCCCTACCAACAACCTGGTATTGGTGAAACTGCACACACACGATAACACATAACTCAATCAAAGCTAGAACTGGTAGAAATGCAAACACTTTTAAGGAACATAAAATTGATATAGAAAAATTAGAATTTGAAACGAACGTACCCTGTAAACACCCATTTCTATGAGGGGAGAGTAGCGGATTGTAAATTGTAATGATCTGTTCAAATTGATTGAAAACCCTAATTTTCTATAATTGATAGAGCTGAGCGTGGTTGATACTGTTATGTCGAAAGCCCAATTGTCCGCTCATATGTGGGCTTGTATTCATATGGGTCTCTACTTCTGTTCATGAATTTGGGTGTCTGTCCAGTCCGCTATTTTATAGACGGGCTCggccttttaaaattttacaatttttatgtaaatttctaaaaatttggTTCGATCCCGCATATATAAAGTATGAAGGTCGGATTTGGGTGGTAAATATAAAATCTGAACCGATCTCAGACCAGGATTTGGTTTACATTAAATTAATAAAGTCTGTCAACCTCATACTCTAACTCGACCCATgattaagtatatttttatgtaattcagacgatataaaattgaaaagataatCACTCAAACGAGTAAATGGTTAACCGGGTCTCTTGCATCAGGAATTAAATAATTCACTCTcaactattttaattaattaagtataatACACTTTAACCAACAAACTgtaattcaaatggtataaacgctagACAACAAActgtcaaggtcgtgggttcatttTCCACACAAGCACTCCCCCTCCCTCGATTATCAGAACCAAAGTATAATACACTTTATCTTTCTGGTTTTTGTATTTGTGattcgaaattaaataattcattcGGATCAAATAATTCACTTTctactttgttttgttttaaatattcacatttattatataaaaaaatttaaatttattataactattttatatattatacaaATCTAATGATTATATATATGAATGCAATGAAACTCTAAACTATGatacaaattttttaatattaccaATCAAATAAAGATGATAGTGACAGTCCACCAAAACTAATTTCTTCATATTGGAAATAATTCAAAGGTAATGATTATAGTGACTTGTTAACCCTAGTAATAATCCATATGTTTAACTCTACCTAGTAGATTAACGAAAAAAGGTTTTCCTTTAAGGACCATCTATTTCAAAGAATCCCCTTTACAAGACTAGAGGTGCTgttaatcaaaaataaaaaatgcctTTATActatactaaattttttaagatTTCACTAAATTTAAAGTCGAATCAAATAAATTGacacaaataaatttataaacgcATATTTCTCaattcttaaaataaattagtacATATTTAAACTGTAATATTATATCAATTGAAATATGAAATAATGGAACCATTATAATTGGATAATCTATTTTACTTCtttaaagtaaaatttagtACAGGCGTTGGACAATATTCTGTTAAGTTGTGAGTTCAATTTTTCTCATAAGCGCTCCTCATTCCCAATTATCGAAAAAAAAACGTTCTTCTTTAATAGTGTACATCTCTTTTATTTATGGCTACTGATTACAACAATATTcttattgataattatatttgtaaatgtgtATAAATTTGAAGGAGTGAATTTTAgttgaaagaaaaattaaaatttagctagaaaaattaattaaatttaatcactaatttaactttatataaaaaaaatagaaactttAAGAATTTAATGCTGGAAGGGTAAGGGCAGAAGATGAAGTTAATCACAATAATCAAAATGGGACCAAAAGTTAAATTGGATTACAATGATCAAAGTGAGACGTTCTacgaaaataataataatgttcaATTGGTTGGTCTTATAATTATATAGAATAATGTCAGAATTGAAAATAATGTACCTCCTATCTGTTATCACTTGAAATTATTACAAATCATAAAGCAACACctaaattaagtttaatatATATGTGCATATGGGAATATTTAGAAATTCAGAAATTACTACCTGAATGTTAGCATCAAAAACTCAGCTGCAAACAAATCTAAGTaggccaaatgattaaaaaaaactaatcttttataaaaattatataaaaatgcaaattttttaattttatccaatttgtcctgaaacgcagaatttcgtttcaattacaTCCAACGATGCGATTTTACTTATGTGCACATAAACAAAATCGCATAGTTGGACAATATTAAAACGAAAATCTATATCTCAGGATGAtacagataaaattaaaaggtttgaacttttataaaaggcttaattccttaaaaaacctccaccttgcatttttttttcgtttataccctgaccttgtaaaaacaccatgtgtacccaattttgagtttttatgtttcatctctacccaaaagcattaaattgtactcttttcagttaaaaaaaagtttaaaacaatccttcatttttaacttatatacgaattagatattaatgttattaatagtacaaaaataccatctttttcaaaaaattaaaaataataataatttttttaaatttttctaaaaaatatttcgaattttttttttaattttttaaaaatatttccgacaaaaaaaattaaaaataataataattttttttaattttttattattttatcaaattaaaaaaattaattaattatttggatgtatttgattattttttaagtttaaggatctatttgtatattttaaaatagaaaaaagtatgttttaaactcttttccaaatgaaaaaagtacaatttaatgcttttgggtagagatgaaacataaaaacccaaaattgggtacaaatggtgtttttataaggtcagggtataaacgaagaaaaaatacaaggtggggtttttttaaggaattaagcctttataaaactttcataaaatgTTTGGCactttttagtcatttggctATTTAACTATGCTTACTTTATTCTAGAAAGCTCCTGCAATTTTTTAATATGCTTTtggttaattataaattacaccACAAATTCTATCATATTGGCCTTTCTGAATCAATTAACCAGAGAATTGACAATGTTAGTATTTTGCCACCCCACATTCTCTTTTGCGCAACCTAAAAAGCTTGCCAAAATGTCAACCCCACTTCtttgaaaaacaaataataaaactatTCATAATAATCTCCACTTTCTAtataattttgttgttttttctaATCCTGCTTCCTGTACAAGACTGCAAGCAACCACCACTAAAACGCCCATACTCTTATAAAATCTcataaaacatttttatttggccaaatgttgtaaaaaggccaaatcttttataaaagtttcacaaaagtcccgacctttcaattttgtcaattttggccaaaaacaaattatttggtttcaattgtggccaactgttaatttaatttcaatttgcctatgtgacgcatatgtggcgcctatgtggcatgccaaatattgaaaggtcaggacttttgtgaaaacaaataatcaatttttggccaaaatcgacaaaattgaaatgtcaggacttttgtgaaaccaaataatcagtttttggccaaaatcgacaaaattgaaaggtcaggacttttatgaaacttttgtaaaaggtttggcctttttacaacatttggcctttttatttTGTCTACTAGTTTCATAAACCTTTGTTAGTTGCCATCCGaatctatctatatatatatattttttgttgctgttttttccttatttatattcctaaagaaaataaagaaagcaCTCAAGCACTAGCTAGGGTTTATATATTCAGTTCTTGAAGAATGCAAAATCTTAATTTAGCAGTAATTAGTTTAAGAATGCTTCTAATTTTTGTTGCTCTCCTTCCATTTGCTTCTTGCTTATCTCATGAAGTTGCCTTGGATCACAAggtatttaaatatatataaaaacttcTCTtcgtttctgtttttttttttttaattttcattaggGTTTGATTATGATCATATTTGTGCAGTCAAGTCCTAAGTTAAAATCTGATGTTGCTCTTCATGGAATTTTGTTATGGCTCTCCATGGGATTTTTAGCACCACTTGGTATACTCATTATTAGAATGTCCCATAGAGAAGAAGGTGGGAAAAAGAAGGTTTTCTTCTATCTTCATCTAGTTTTGCAGGTAATTCAATTCCTTAATTTATTCTGCAACTCATTCTTCAGTTTGCTTCATTCAaagaatagaaaataaaaaacaaaagtaaaaagaataaaaaaaagttttttttttaaaaaaacaatgtCAATGTGTTACTTTTAGAGTCAGTTTGTGATCATGCAATATCTTTTGTTAAGTTCATCATCATCATgcatatatatgatatatccCACTTTAACTTTAATAATGATGTCTCcaattattttgtttctttttcattttcccCCCTTTAAtaggttttttttaattctttttcaatttagaGTTAACAAAATTAGCTTAACCATTCTTACGATggcaactatttttttttaacggaGATATGATTAGTTAGGTTAGATGTTCGGATTATGAGTTAAATTAGCCGAAACAATAGATTATGCTGATACTCGAAACAAAGCATCGGGAATGCATTTGGAGAGCCTTAGCCACTCGGGCTAGGTCTCACCGGCATGATGATGAATACTTAAAAAGCAAGAAAAGCATATGTAATTTAGGTAGTTCAATGTGTTTATAAAATGTTTCATCAATAATGTGATTGAAGAAGAAGATTTGTCTTCATGAGTGTAGTTGTTAGATGAAAAATATATGCATGTGATCCTAATCAtttgcttttatatatatatatatatatatatatatatatatatatatatatatatatatatatatatattacagtttcttgaatttttaattaagttGTAATTAAACATTATTGCTATTTAAGCAAGAAGTAAGATCAAGTGTACAATATGACACAATAATTAGTTCCTATAAATTGAGTATACAATAGATagaaaattaaatgttttaattcttgtttttgtttacaTTTTGGGCAGGTACTGTCAGTGCTTCTTGCCACAGCTGGTGCTATAATGTCCATAAAATCCTTTGAGAATGCATTTGATAACAATCACCAAAGGATAGGTCTAGCACTTTATGGGGCTATTTGGGTCCAAGCTATCATTGGATTTCTAAGACCTCTTAAGTAAGTTCATAAGCTAATATTGCGGGTTAAAACTTTTAACAGTTACTTGActataaaacaaaatcaatggtaatgtgagtttaaatttttaagccttttaattttttttgaatatgaCACTTAAAcacttttactttatttttgtgACGTTTAGCCCCTCCAATTTTAAGTGTTTCTGTGAATTTTTCCAAACGTGAGGTTTATTTGAACCATTTAAAATATCGAgagcttaaatggctaaaaaacagaaaaaatatgtgct
This window of the Mercurialis annua linkage group LG5, ddMerAnnu1.2, whole genome shotgun sequence genome carries:
- the LOC126680212 gene encoding cytochrome P450 710A1-like; the encoded protein is MMTSSLSFSIPSFSTIIPYLISFFAIIIFLDQLSYLIKKRSASGPGFVLPFLGNAISVVKNPTKFWEVQSDYALRSGFSVNYLLGVFVVFIRDTELSHLIFANVRPDAFMCTGHPFGKKLFGEHNLIYLFGDDHKDLRRRIAPNFTPKALSSYSSLQQKIMLKHFKKWAVIGAENPKKPIVLRLLVRDMNLETSQMVFVGPYLTQKTRESFMTDYNEFNNGTLAFPIDLPGFAFRRAKVAHGRLVETLTECTTQSKIRMRKNEEPLCMVDFWMQETIQEISAAESAGKPAPPHTSDNEIGTHLFDFLFAAQDASTSSLLWAITQLESHPDVLSKVREEVSAVWSPDSGEIITPEQIKDMIYTQAVAREVLRYRTPATLVPHEALKDFQLTDTYKIPKGSIVFPSVYESSFQGFTEPERFDPERFMKERQEDQVFKRNFLVFGTGAHQCIGQRYALNHLVLFIAMFSMTIDFQRHRTDGCDDIVYNPTICPKDGCTGFLSGR
- the LOC126682408 gene encoding cytochrome b561 domain-containing protein At4g18260: MQNLNLAVISLRMLLIFVALLPFASCLSHEVALDHKSSPKLKSDVALHGILLWLSMGFLAPLGILIIRMSHREEGGKKKVFFYLHLVLQVLSVLLATAGAIMSIKSFENAFDNNHQRIGLALYGAIWVQAIIGFLRPLKGSKRRGTWYFLHWLLGTIISLIGIINIYTGLNAYHNKLSAKTRIWTILFTAQISFMSFFYLFQDKWVYLQKQGVILGDIDEPNPMLPANQVNPQSDAQKVLVLEACSKRNALKNLFD
- the LOC126683375 gene encoding 60S ribosomal protein L18a-2, coding for MGVYRFHQYQVVGRALPTDSDEQPKIYRMKLWATNEVRAKSKFWYFLRKLKKVKRSNGQVLAINEIYEKNPTTIKNYGIWLRYQSRTGYHNMYKEYRDTTLNGGVEQMYTEMASRHRVRFPCIQIIKTATIPAKLCKRESTKQFHNSKIKFPLVFKKVRPPTRKLKTTYKASRPNLFM